In Triticum urartu cultivar G1812 chromosome 6, Tu2.1, whole genome shotgun sequence, the following proteins share a genomic window:
- the LOC125512175 gene encoding uncharacterized protein LOC125512175 — protein MGMGGRGVVGDRWSQRVLWMCAIGSAVSLYFVAVERQAQNRARAVSEGFKGLDGAGGGGSRGGEDV, from the exons atgggGATGGGCGGTCGAGGTGTGGTTGGCGACAGGTGGTCGCAGCGCGTCCTCTGGATGTGCGCCATCGGCAGCGCCGTGA GCCTGTACTTCGTGGCGGTGGAGAGGCAGGCGCAGAACCGCGCGCGGGCGGTGTCCGAGGGCTTTAAGGGCCTGGACGGCGCAGGCGGAGGTGGCAGCCGTGGCGGGGAGGACGTGTGA
- the LOC125512176 gene encoding ultraviolet-B receptor UVR8, protein MLPLLRARPCASRLRRCLLSALAAGGTPPPLRSGVVYAFGDNSHGAVGQPAPAADVYVPTPVPSLPPSVDAVAAGHYHSLAVSSAAEVWAWGRNQEGQLGRGLQAPRNTWSNPEQVRGLENVQVRAVSASGVVSAAIGCDGSLWVWGRSKRGQLGLGKDIVEATMPSRVEALAGYDVVKVSFGWGHAMALTKDGGLFGWGFSENGRLGDMGQSTEAPSPQEYVGKTEDNYSSSMLEAVEKMVVDKIRSEDNMPIIWEPSLVHEVTHLDVSDVSCGLDHSLILCSNCTVLSGGDNTYGQLGRKSGWAKLLPVDISYIPFSVSASAGHSLALCHISTKGTDNVKTGILSWGWNCSSQLGRPGQEDAPALVNYLVGENPITAAAGRVHSIVLMSNGEVWAWGSGRNGRLGLGSSMDEAEPCLIDTLEGVEVLQVATGMDHNLILVKE, encoded by the exons ATGCTTCCCCTCCTCCGCGCGCGCCCCTGCGCTTCCCGCCTCCGCCGCTGCCTCCTATCCGCGCTTGCAGCGGGCGGGACACCTCCGCCGCTGCGCTCCGGCGTAGTGTACGCGTTCGGTGACAACAGCCACGGGGCCGTGGGCCAGCCTGCGCCGGCCGCGGACGTCTACGTCCCCACGCCCGTGCCCTCCCTCCCGCCGTCCGTCGATGCGGTCGCAGCCGGACACTACCACTCCCTCGCCGTATCCTCTGCCGCGGAGGTCTGGGCGTGGGGGCGCAACCAAGAGGGCCAGCTCGGCCGCGGGCTCCAGGCCCCGAG GAATACTTGGAGCAATCCAGAACAGGTGAGAGGATTGGAGAATGTTCAAGTTCGAGCTGTATCCGCTTCAGGTGTTGTTTCCGCAGCAATTGGGTGCGATGGCTCGTTATGGGTATGGGGGAGATCAAAGCGTGGCCAACTTGGGCTTGGCAAAGACATTGTGGAGGCCACAATGCCTTCTAGAGTGGAGGCCCTTGCTGGTTACGATGTTGTTAAG GTATCATTTGGATGGGGGCATGCCATGGCACTGACAAAGGATGGAGGGCTGTTCGGTTGGGGGTTTTCAGAAAATGGAAGGTTAGGAGATATGGGTCAAAGTACCGAAGCACCTTCTCCACAAGAATACGTTGGGAAAACAGAGGATAACTATTCAAGTTCAATGTTGGAGGCTGTTGAAAAGATGGTTGTCGACAAAATTCGGAGCGAGGACAATATGCCCATCATCTGGGAACCTTCTCTTGTTCATGAAGTGACTCATCTTGACGTGTCTGATGTTTCCTGTGGGCTTGATCATTCCCTGATTCTCTGCT CTAATTGCACCGTACTGAGTGGTGGAGACAACACTTATGGACAACTTGGTAGGAAGTCAGGCTGGGCCAAATTGCTTCCCGTCGACATAAGCTACATCCCATTCTCTGTGTCAGCGAGTGCTGGCCACTCGCTTGCTCTGTGCCATATATCAACCAAAGGCACTGACAATGTTAAAACTGGTATTCTATCATGGGGATGGAACTGCAGCTCCCAGCTTGGACGACCTGGTCAAGAGGATGCCCCAGCACTAGTCAACTATCTGGTTGGTGAGAACCCAATAACAGCTGCAGCTGGCCGTGTTCATTCCATTGTTCTCATGTCGAACGGAGAAGTTTGGGCTTGGGGATCTGGCCGAAATGGCAGACTTGGTTTGGGCAGTTCAATGGATGAGGCAGAGCCTTGTCTCATCGATACCTTGGAAGGAGTAGAGGTCTTACAAGTCGCCACAGGGATGGACCATAATCTCATATTGGTTAAAGAATAG
- the LOC125512178 gene encoding chlorophyll a-b binding protein 8, chloroplastic translates to MAAQGLLSGRQLLGRPLQSSISRSSSSRKSPFVVRASSSPPAKQNDNRQLWFASKQSLTYLDGTLPGDFGFDPLGLSDPEGTGGFIEPRWLAYGEIFNGRTAMMGVVGMIAPEALGKVGLVPPETAIPWFQAGAIPPAGTYQYWADPYTLFVFEMALIGFAEHRRLQDWYNPGSMGKQYFLGLEKYLGGSGDPAYPGGPIFNPLGFGTKSEKEMKELKLKEIKNGRLAMLAFLGMSLQAIFTGVGPFQNLLDHLSDPVNNNILTSLKFH, encoded by the exons ATGGCGGCCCAGGGTCTTCTCTCTGGGAGGCAGCTGCTGGGGAGGCCTCTGCAGTCTTCCATCTCCAGGTCGTCTTCCTCCCGGAAGTCCCCCTTCGTCGTCAGGGCATCTTCCAGCCCCCCTGCCAAG CAAAATGACAACAGGCAGCTGTGGTTTGCGTCCAAGCAGTCCCTCACCTACCTCGACGGCAC GCTGCCCGGTGACTTTGGCTTCGACCCCTTGGGGCTGTCCGACCCAGAGGGCACCGGCGGGTTCATCGAGCCCAGGTGGCTGGCCTACGGCGAGATCTTCAACGGCCGGACGGCGATGATGGGGGTGGTGGGCATGATCGCCCCGGAGGCCCTGGGCAAGGTGGGTCTGGTGCCCCCGGAGACGGCGATCCCGTGGTTCCAGGCAGGCGCGATCCCGCCGGCAGGCACCTACCAGTACTGGGCCGACCCCTACACGCTCTTCGTGTTCGAGATGGCGCTCATCGGCTTCGCGGAGCACCGGCGGCTCCAGGACTGGTACAACCCGGGCTCCATGGGGAAGCAGTACTTCCTGGGCCTCGAGAAGTACCTCGGTGGCTCCGGCGACCCCGCCTACCCCGGCGGGCCCATCTTCAACCCGCTCGGGTTCGGCACCAAGAGCGAGAAGGAGATGAAGGAGCTCAAGCTCAAGGAGATCAAGAACGGCCGCCTCGCCATGCTCGCCTTCCTCGGCATGTCCCTGCAGGCCATCTTCACCGGCGTCGGGCCCTTCCAGAACCTCCTCGACCACCTCTCCGACCCcgtcaacaacaacatcctcacCAGCCTCAAGTTCCACTAG